A section of the Stenotrophomonas sp. 364 genome encodes:
- the pncB gene encoding nicotinate phosphoribosyltransferase, translated as MIIQSLLDTDLYKFTMMQAVLHQHPGAQVQYRFKCRTPGIDLASYIDQINEEIDHLCQLRFSAEELEYMRGLRFVKPDFADFLGLFHLDRKYIQLRPSASVPGEIELDITGPWLHTILFEVPLLAIINEVWFRNTTTADFAEGERRLQAKTALLRDTPGFELCRIADYGSRRRYSRQWHARMLPMMRDALGAQFVGTSNVHFARLYGMTPHGTMAHEYLQAFQALGPRLRDSQVAALESWAREYRGDLGIALSDVVGLDAFLRDFDMYFCKLFDGVRHDSGDPFAWGDRMLAHFKDRRVDPRSKVLVFSDGLNIEKVMQLFDYFRGRCQVAFGVGTHLTNDLGPTPLNIVIKMVRCNGQPVAKLSDSPGKSMCDDPGYLAYLRQVFELPPLQG; from the coding sequence ATGATCATCCAGTCCCTGCTCGACACCGACCTGTACAAATTCACCATGATGCAGGCGGTGCTGCATCAGCATCCCGGCGCCCAGGTCCAGTACCGGTTCAAGTGCCGCACGCCCGGCATCGACCTGGCCAGCTACATCGACCAGATCAACGAAGAGATCGACCACCTGTGCCAGCTTCGCTTCAGTGCCGAAGAGCTGGAGTACATGCGTGGGCTGCGCTTCGTCAAACCGGACTTCGCCGATTTCCTCGGCCTGTTCCACCTGGACCGCAAGTACATCCAGCTGCGACCGTCGGCCAGCGTGCCCGGCGAGATCGAACTGGACATCACCGGCCCCTGGCTGCACACCATCCTGTTTGAAGTTCCCTTGCTGGCCATCATCAACGAGGTCTGGTTCCGCAACACCACCACCGCCGATTTCGCCGAAGGCGAGCGCCGCCTGCAGGCCAAGACCGCACTGCTGCGCGACACCCCCGGCTTCGAGCTGTGCCGCATCGCCGACTACGGCAGCCGCCGCCGCTATTCGCGCCAATGGCATGCGCGCATGCTGCCGATGATGCGCGACGCGCTGGGGGCGCAGTTTGTCGGTACCAGCAACGTGCACTTCGCCCGCCTGTACGGCATGACCCCGCACGGCACCATGGCCCACGAGTACCTGCAGGCCTTCCAGGCGCTGGGGCCCCGGCTACGCGATTCGCAGGTGGCCGCGCTGGAATCGTGGGCGCGCGAGTACCGTGGCGATCTGGGCATCGCGTTGTCGGATGTGGTCGGGCTGGATGCGTTCCTGCGCGATTTCGACATGTACTTCTGCAAGCTGTTCGATGGCGTGCGCCACGATTCCGGCGATCCCTTCGCCTGGGGCGACCGCATGCTCGCGCACTTCAAGGACCGCCGCGTGGATCCGCGCAGCAAGGTGCTGGTCTTCAGCGATGGCTTGAACATCGAGAAGGTGATGCAGCTGTTCGACTACTTCCGTGGGCGCTGCCAGGTCGCGTTCGGCGTGGGCACGCACCTCACCAACGACCTGGGGCCGACCCCGCTCAACATCGTCATCAAGATGGTCCGCTGCAACGGCCAGCCGGTGGCCAAGCTCAGCGATTCACCGGGCAAGAGCATGTGCGACGACCCTGGCTACCTGGCCTACCTGCGCCAGGTATTCGAGCTGCCGCCGCTTCAGGGGTAG